In Drosophila simulans strain w501 chromosome X, Prin_Dsim_3.1, whole genome shotgun sequence, one DNA window encodes the following:
- the LOC6725759 gene encoding uncharacterized protein LOC6725759 — MAFYLEHVFTGDRYNLVDGIQVLGRHSSCTCVLKYDYMSRFHALVRVVGGDIFIKELGNNNGVFLNYWPMRIGTGWHEVVAGDILYFGVQLSIDHDGEVPNTFGIFTVKSFEQPNEEPLVF, encoded by the exons ATGGCATTCTATCTGGAACACGTGTTCACTGGCGATCGGTATAACTTGGTCGACGGCATCCAAGTTCTGGGGCGCCACTCCTCATGCACCTGTGTATTAAAGTACGACTACATGTCGCGATTCCACGCTCTTGTTCGCGTTGTTGGTGGCGACATTTTCATCAAGGAGCTG GGAAACAATAATGGCGTATTTCTTAACTATTGGCCAATGCGAATCGGCACAGGTTGGCACGAAGTAGTGGCGGGCGACATCCTGTACTTTGGGGTACAGTTAAGCATCGATCACGATGGAGAGGTCCCGAATACGTTCGGAATATTCACCGTTAAATCATTTGAACAACCCAACGAAGAACCATTAGTTTTCTGA
- the LOC27206912 gene encoding moonshiner isoform X3: MAKILPTDGNWIPESCSFPEDVMIDMLEELSRDVPNLTHKEYLALAALQSKWMAKLANRQPQEQPSEEERREVYIDDVDDNEMVNNRIYIPRLRPTWRARHFNILMRAFVIKQGILNKHIHWQILDKIMSAPEAEGQAELQAFVDNIGRP, from the exons ATGGCCAAGATTTTGCCCACCGATGGCAACTGGATACCGGAATCGTGCAGCTTTCCGGAGGATGTGATGATCGACATGCTGGAGGAACTGTCCCGCGATGTGCCAAACCTAACGCACAAGGAGTACCTGGCGCTGGCCGCCCTGCAATCTAAATGGATGGCGAAGCTCGCCAACCGACAGCCG caggagcagcctaGCGAGGAGGAGCGCAGAGAGGTCTACATCGACGATGTGGACGACAACGAGATGGTCAACAATCGCATCTATATTCCGCGACTGCGTCCCACTTGGAGAGCTCGCCATTTCAACATCCTGATGCGCGCCTTTGTCATCAAGCAGGGAATATTGAATAAACACATTCACTGGCAGATTCTGGACAAGATCATGTCAGCCCCCGAAGCAGAGGGTCAAGCCGAGCTTCAGGCGTTTGTTGACAACATTGGTCGCCCGTAA
- the LOC27206912 gene encoding moonshiner isoform X2, whose protein sequence is MAKILPTDGNWIPESCSFPEDVMIDMLEELSRDVPNLTHKEYLALAALQSKWMAKLANRQPQQEQPSEEERREVYIDDVDDNEMVNNRIYIPRLRPTWRARHFNILMRAFVIKQGILNKHIHWQILDKIMSAPEAEGQAELQAFVDNIGRP, encoded by the exons ATGGCCAAGATTTTGCCCACCGATGGCAACTGGATACCGGAATCGTGCAGCTTTCCGGAGGATGTGATGATCGACATGCTGGAGGAACTGTCCCGCGATGTGCCAAACCTAACGCACAAGGAGTACCTGGCGCTGGCCGCCCTGCAATCTAAATGGATGGCGAAGCTCGCCAACCGACAGCCG cagcaggagcagcctaGCGAGGAGGAGCGCAGAGAGGTCTACATCGACGATGTGGACGACAACGAGATGGTCAACAATCGCATCTATATTCCGCGACTGCGTCCCACTTGGAGAGCTCGCCATTTCAACATCCTGATGCGCGCCTTTGTCATCAAGCAGGGAATATTGAATAAACACATTCACTGGCAGATTCTGGACAAGATCATGTCAGCCCCCGAAGCAGAGGGTCAAGCCGAGCTTCAGGCGTTTGTTGACAACATTGGTCGCCCGTAA
- the LOC27206912 gene encoding moonshiner isoform X1 — MAKILPTDGNWIPESCSFPEDVMIDMLEELSRDVPNLTHKEYLALAALQSKWMAKLANRQPVTNPLPPPAKKPKKIPPKQQEQPSEEERREVYIDDVDDNEMVNNRIYIPRLRPTWRARHFNILMRAFVIKQGILNKHIHWQILDKIMSAPEAEGQAELQAFVDNIGRP; from the coding sequence ATGGCCAAGATTTTGCCCACCGATGGCAACTGGATACCGGAATCGTGCAGCTTTCCGGAGGATGTGATGATCGACATGCTGGAGGAACTGTCCCGCGATGTGCCAAACCTAACGCACAAGGAGTACCTGGCGCTGGCCGCCCTGCAATCTAAATGGATGGCGAAGCTCGCCAACCGACAGCCGGTAACGAATCCCCTACCTCCACCCGCAAAGAAGCCTAAGAAAATCCCTccaaagcagcaggagcagcctaGCGAGGAGGAGCGCAGAGAGGTCTACATCGACGATGTGGACGACAACGAGATGGTCAACAATCGCATCTATATTCCGCGACTGCGTCCCACTTGGAGAGCTCGCCATTTCAACATCCTGATGCGCGCCTTTGTCATCAAGCAGGGAATATTGAATAAACACATTCACTGGCAGATTCTGGACAAGATCATGTCAGCCCCCGAAGCAGAGGGTCAAGCCGAGCTTCAGGCGTTTGTTGACAACATTGGTCGCCCGTAA